In Pseudofrankia saprophytica, one genomic interval encodes:
- a CDS encoding CsbD family protein, whose translation MTMVDKMKNTLQRFTGRSKRTAGRVSGDPGLEARGAAEKAGGDVRQAGEHLKDATR comes from the coding sequence ATGACCATGGTCGACAAGATGAAGAACACGCTGCAGCGCTTCACGGGACGCAGCAAGCGGACCGCAGGCCGCGTCAGCGGCGACCCCGGGCTGGAGGCTCGCGGCGCCGCGGAGAAGGCCGGCGGGGACGTCAGGCAGGCCGGCGAGCACCTCAAGGACGCCACGCGCTGA
- a CDS encoding sensor domain-containing phosphodiesterase, translated as MPRERSWTFGPILDVPTPDRTIADLLETVRLRLRMDVAWLARAEEDLVVIEALDGDGESFGVVPGATLRGVASHHTLVLAGECPDIIRDVRAQMPAGTLPSTGEPWAGAYAAVPVFERDGSPYGVLAALSHAPRPDLQERDGRFLRLVAEVITDSVSDLHRVWERRTAFWDRVSEVIDGGGPTMVFQPIADLGAGGRIVGVEALARFPSNVTEATEATTAEEDGARVDAAGGEGIQSARAAAGEGTQAGGEGTRTAGDLPAADVPVAARATVTAVRDRAGGWRQPVEVGASEPERWFACAAAVGLGTELELAAVRAALAYLPHLPPDVFMSVNVSPGTIGPELLELIQDVEPSRLLLEITEHTRIEDDSEVFRTLAELRARGVRIGADDIGSGYAGLSRFLALRPDLVKMDHYLTHGIDADPARRAVANALIQIADEIGASVLAEGIETEAELTTLRATRVRLGQGNHIARPAASPSFRPLSAGSRQPGPCSARDPAIRGECRPRRSSHRPSR; from the coding sequence GTGCCCAGGGAGCGGAGCTGGACGTTTGGGCCGATTCTCGATGTCCCGACGCCCGATCGCACCATCGCCGACCTGTTGGAGACGGTGCGGCTCCGGCTGCGGATGGATGTCGCCTGGCTGGCCCGCGCCGAGGAGGATCTCGTCGTCATCGAGGCGCTCGACGGCGACGGCGAGTCGTTCGGCGTCGTCCCCGGCGCGACCCTTCGCGGCGTAGCCAGCCACCACACGCTGGTGCTCGCGGGCGAATGCCCCGACATCATCCGTGACGTCCGCGCGCAGATGCCCGCCGGAACGCTGCCGTCAACCGGCGAACCGTGGGCCGGCGCGTACGCGGCGGTGCCCGTGTTCGAGCGCGACGGGTCGCCCTACGGCGTGCTCGCGGCGCTGTCCCACGCCCCGCGCCCCGACCTGCAGGAACGTGACGGGCGGTTCCTTCGCCTGGTCGCCGAGGTGATCACCGACTCCGTGTCGGACCTGCACCGGGTCTGGGAGCGGCGTACCGCGTTCTGGGATCGGGTCAGCGAGGTCATCGACGGCGGCGGCCCCACCATGGTCTTCCAGCCGATCGCGGATCTCGGCGCCGGTGGCCGGATCGTGGGCGTGGAGGCGCTGGCGCGCTTCCCGTCCAACGTGACCGAAGCCACCGAAGCCACTACCGCCGAGGAGGACGGCGCACGGGTCGACGCGGCGGGCGGCGAGGGCATCCAGTCAGCCCGGGCAGCGGCCGGCGAGGGCACCCAGGCAGGCGGTGAGGGCACCCGGACAGCTGGTGATCTGCCGGCGGCGGACGTGCCAGTGGCGGCCCGGGCGACCGTCACCGCGGTCCGGGACCGCGCGGGCGGCTGGCGCCAACCCGTCGAGGTCGGCGCCAGTGAGCCGGAGCGGTGGTTTGCCTGCGCGGCGGCGGTCGGGCTCGGTACCGAGCTGGAGCTCGCCGCCGTGCGTGCCGCGCTCGCCTACCTGCCGCACCTGCCGCCGGACGTGTTCATGTCGGTCAACGTCTCTCCGGGCACCATTGGACCGGAGCTGCTCGAGCTGATCCAGGACGTCGAGCCGAGCCGGCTGTTGCTGGAGATCACCGAGCACACCCGGATCGAGGACGATTCGGAGGTGTTCCGCACGCTCGCGGAGCTGCGCGCGCGTGGGGTACGGATCGGTGCGGACGACATCGGCTCTGGGTACGCGGGTCTTTCCCGGTTCCTGGCATTGCGGCCCGACCTGGTGAAGATGGACCACTACCTGACCCATGGGATCGACGCCGATCCGGCGCGCCGAGCCGTCGCCAACGCGCTCATCCAGATCGCGGACGAGATCGGCGCCAGCGTGCTCGCCGAGGGCATCGAGACCGAGGCCGAGCTGACCACCCTGCGCGCGACCCGGGTCCGGCTCGGCCAGGGAAACCACATCGCCCGGCCGGCGGCGTCGCCGTCGTTCAGACCGTTATCGGCTGGTAGTCGGCAACCCGGACCGTGCTCAGCGCGAGACCCTGCAATCCGAGGTGAATGCCGTCCAAGGCGATCCAGCCACCGTCCGTCTCGGTGA
- the bldC gene encoding developmental transcriptional regulator BldC has translation MTTRTPDAEPLLTPAEVATMFRVDPKTVTRWAKAGKLTSIRTLGGHRRYREAEVRALLKGVPNMGGDL, from the coding sequence ATGACGACGAGAACGCCGGACGCCGAGCCCCTGCTGACTCCGGCCGAGGTGGCGACGATGTTTCGGGTTGATCCGAAGACTGTCACCCGGTGGGCCAAGGCTGGGAAGCTGACGTCTATCCGCACCCTTGGTGGCCACAGGCGCTACCGGGAGGCGGAGGTTCGGGCCCTGCTGAAGGGGGTCCCCAACATGGGCGGTGACCTCTAG
- a CDS encoding serine/threonine-protein kinase, with product MPDEGGTVTVVEPEPGAPLRPRDPVFVGSYRILRLLGEGGMGTVYLGEALDGRRVAVKVIQSEYARDPEFRERFRAETAHARQVSEFYTAEVLDADPDAALPYLVTEFVPGPTLRAAVTAGGPLGADDLARLAVGMAAALTAIHAAGIAHHDLKPGNVLLGPSGPRVIDFGIANGFAGPAVNHNGRGGGRGRGRGRGRGHAHDAAQIGTPGYMAPEQAQGEEVGPAADVFAWAAVMTFAASGTPPFGEAPPEELLRRVGRDSPDLSSLPRDLVPLVRKAFSKDPQDRPSAADLLLTLMGEKSAEHRSPAPQTVPRRTAIGPARPPASSPAPAARPGRALPAAMTPPPALARPVPPPLASPLPPLPLPPLPLPPLVPTPLALPVATAPPTDQNQDLDQDLATRGPIAGAVETATAASGPGTPTETEPISVESAWDASPLPPAERDERAERDERVGAISGVDDSDVDDGDATALGEGTAANQPAGQQVGQPTDQPTDLVSAPATGLAAAASEAEAEAGMIDSAPASDDLDAPAGARAGHELADVADGDARPRAGEDASGGFVVELADVDPREPLDVPFHAVPAVDAPPSEVVSEVVVDGISDDAPADGPVLGIAAEPVLDLGIPTPAAAQYPVLDPRPTATGLDIGDPLDISPTDPLGIGDLVGAFPDPSPAADEPDMDDLVASAVLDIPAPRSTHLARVLSASSDAVEPTPAAPAAADEPVTDEPAADELVDVVPAVPPRPDAFVSTEPLADVDIVIEDIDDVPGITEITVAEVAAAQITVAQVADPVAAPAAVEAENEAPKDDAPLDYSLSYDSSRDDAGTPDDEEAEAPSAQAAPGLETPAAMGTELVLAPRFDPVAAITELLPPDVLAARAAATEIDVDGVIDVGPGWIQETGGRPEATLQPIRIAELHALWDGEVDLDPTTSAADEAAETALALRPDASLADPGIAAGSTSPAGELAASSRALPAVPESSTALATWSPTPRSPATAASDRGTFGPAPRALAAGTSNGTSSSETAAEEMDDATVATAETADTPARAPGARARARAARRGARRRRVTTIIVAAVVALLATLVPLALRSTDGAATVDTTDAANASPASSVAPGAGAGAPGASGAPAAGAPSPSTAATAAQPPPAAASSPAAAGGAPVDAKARPGVPGLWLQSVPAGVTVKVIAPFDGGAVTSYRVTANPGGVRELTKPGIFQVSVNGCAEVSVTVQAIGPGGSSSASSPVKARGCVPPGEPRGLLAIPDGHGHLIINWDTPASVGGNQISLTYELTIYRTGPAGVTSETVSVTGHSYTRTAPGPADPYFRVTLAARNTAGVGPAVLAWGQ from the coding sequence ATGCCGGACGAGGGCGGAACCGTCACGGTCGTCGAACCGGAGCCGGGAGCGCCGCTACGCCCCCGCGACCCCGTCTTCGTCGGCTCCTACCGAATCCTTCGCCTACTCGGTGAGGGCGGCATGGGAACCGTCTATCTGGGCGAGGCCCTTGACGGCCGGCGAGTAGCGGTAAAGGTCATCCAGTCGGAGTACGCCCGGGACCCCGAGTTCCGCGAGCGGTTCCGCGCCGAGACCGCGCATGCCCGCCAGGTCTCGGAGTTCTACACCGCCGAGGTACTCGACGCCGACCCGGACGCCGCGTTGCCCTACCTGGTCACCGAGTTCGTCCCCGGGCCGACGCTGCGCGCCGCCGTGACGGCCGGCGGTCCGCTGGGCGCCGACGACCTCGCCCGCCTGGCTGTCGGCATGGCCGCCGCGCTGACCGCCATCCACGCCGCCGGGATCGCCCACCACGACCTCAAGCCGGGCAACGTCCTGCTCGGACCGTCCGGGCCGCGGGTCATCGACTTCGGTATCGCCAACGGCTTCGCCGGCCCGGCGGTCAACCACAACGGACGTGGTGGCGGGCGGGGGCGCGGCCGGGGCCGGGGGCGCGGGCATGCCCACGACGCGGCTCAGATCGGTACCCCCGGCTACATGGCGCCGGAGCAGGCCCAGGGCGAGGAGGTCGGGCCCGCGGCGGACGTGTTCGCCTGGGCGGCGGTGATGACCTTCGCCGCGAGCGGGACACCACCGTTCGGCGAGGCCCCACCGGAGGAGCTGCTGCGGCGGGTGGGGCGGGACAGCCCGGACCTGAGCTCGCTGCCTCGCGACCTCGTCCCGCTGGTGCGCAAGGCGTTCAGCAAGGACCCTCAGGACCGTCCCTCCGCCGCCGACCTCCTCCTCACGTTGATGGGTGAGAAGTCGGCGGAGCACCGCTCGCCCGCCCCCCAGACCGTCCCGCGGCGCACGGCCATCGGCCCGGCCAGGCCGCCCGCGTCCTCGCCGGCGCCCGCGGCGCGGCCTGGGCGAGCGCTGCCCGCGGCGATGACGCCGCCGCCAGCGCTTGCCCGGCCGGTGCCGCCGCCTCTCGCCTCACCGCTGCCGCCGCTCCCCCTGCCGCCGCTCCCCTTGCCACCGCTGGTTCCGACACCGCTCGCGTTGCCGGTGGCGACCGCCCCGCCAACCGACCAGAACCAGGATCTGGACCAGGACCTGGCCACCCGAGGGCCGATCGCCGGGGCGGTCGAGACGGCCACCGCGGCATCGGGTCCCGGCACGCCGACCGAGACCGAACCGATCTCCGTGGAGTCGGCCTGGGACGCGTCGCCGCTCCCGCCGGCCGAACGGGATGAGCGGGCCGAACGGGATGAGCGGGTCGGAGCCATCTCCGGCGTCGACGACAGCGACGTCGACGATGGTGATGCCACCGCGCTCGGCGAGGGCACGGCCGCGAACCAGCCAGCAGGCCAGCAGGTGGGCCAGCCAACGGACCAGCCAACGGATCTCGTGTCCGCGCCGGCCACCGGCCTCGCCGCCGCCGCGTCCGAGGCCGAGGCCGAGGCCGGCATGATCGATTCTGCCCCGGCCTCGGACGATCTCGACGCTCCGGCCGGTGCGCGCGCCGGTCACGAGCTGGCTGACGTCGCGGACGGCGATGCTCGCCCCCGGGCCGGCGAAGACGCCTCGGGCGGGTTCGTCGTGGAGCTCGCGGACGTCGATCCCCGCGAACCACTCGACGTCCCATTCCACGCCGTGCCCGCCGTGGACGCGCCTCCTTCGGAGGTGGTCTCGGAGGTGGTCGTCGACGGTATCTCCGACGATGCGCCCGCGGACGGGCCGGTTCTCGGCATCGCCGCGGAACCAGTCCTCGACCTCGGCATTCCCACGCCGGCGGCGGCCCAGTACCCCGTCCTCGACCCGCGGCCCACCGCCACCGGCCTGGACATCGGCGACCCGCTGGACATCTCGCCGACGGACCCGCTGGGAATCGGCGACCTCGTCGGGGCCTTCCCTGACCCGTCACCGGCCGCCGACGAACCGGACATGGACGACCTGGTCGCCTCGGCGGTCCTCGACATCCCCGCGCCGAGGTCCACTCACCTCGCGAGGGTTCTTTCCGCCTCCAGCGACGCGGTGGAGCCGACCCCGGCGGCGCCAGCGGCCGCGGACGAGCCGGTGACGGACGAGCCGGCCGCGGACGAGCTGGTGGATGTGGTGCCGGCGGTCCCGCCAAGGCCGGACGCCTTCGTCAGCACCGAGCCGCTCGCGGACGTCGACATCGTCATCGAGGACATCGACGACGTCCCGGGAATCACCGAGATCACCGTCGCCGAGGTCGCCGCGGCACAGATCACCGTCGCGCAGGTCGCCGACCCCGTCGCCGCGCCGGCGGCGGTCGAGGCCGAGAACGAGGCGCCGAAGGACGACGCACCGCTGGACTACTCGCTCTCGTACGACTCGTCCCGGGACGATGCGGGGACGCCGGACGACGAGGAGGCCGAGGCCCCGTCGGCGCAGGCCGCCCCGGGCCTCGAGACCCCCGCGGCCATGGGGACCGAGCTGGTGCTCGCGCCGCGGTTCGACCCGGTGGCGGCCATCACCGAGCTGCTGCCCCCCGACGTCCTCGCCGCCCGCGCCGCCGCGACGGAGATCGACGTCGACGGCGTGATCGACGTGGGGCCGGGCTGGATACAGGAGACGGGCGGGAGGCCCGAAGCGACGCTCCAGCCCATCAGGATCGCCGAGCTGCACGCGCTCTGGGACGGCGAGGTCGATCTCGACCCGACGACGAGCGCGGCGGACGAGGCCGCCGAAACCGCCCTGGCCCTCAGGCCGGACGCCTCCCTGGCCGATCCCGGGATCGCCGCCGGATCAACGAGCCCGGCCGGCGAGCTCGCGGCGTCGTCGCGGGCGTTGCCGGCCGTGCCGGAGTCCTCGACGGCGCTGGCGACCTGGTCCCCCACTCCCCGCTCCCCCGCGACGGCCGCTTCCGATCGCGGGACGTTCGGGCCGGCTCCGCGGGCCCTGGCCGCCGGTACGTCCAACGGGACGTCGTCGTCCGAGACGGCCGCCGAGGAGATGGACGACGCGACGGTCGCCACCGCGGAGACAGCCGACACCCCGGCTCGGGCTCCCGGCGCGCGGGCCCGCGCGCGGGCCGCTCGTCGCGGTGCCCGCCGGCGGCGGGTCACCACGATCATCGTCGCCGCGGTCGTCGCGCTGCTGGCCACGTTGGTGCCACTCGCCCTGCGTTCGACCGATGGTGCCGCGACGGTGGATACGACCGACGCGGCGAACGCGTCACCCGCGTCCTCGGTAGCGCCCGGCGCCGGCGCCGGCGCTCCGGGCGCGAGCGGCGCGCCCGCCGCCGGTGCTCCCTCCCCGTCCACCGCGGCCACCGCCGCACAGCCGCCGCCGGCGGCGGCCAGCAGCCCGGCCGCGGCCGGGGGCGCGCCGGTGGACGCGAAGGCGCGGCCGGGGGTCCCGGGGCTGTGGCTGCAGTCGGTGCCCGCCGGAGTGACCGTCAAGGTCATCGCGCCGTTCGACGGTGGCGCGGTGACGTCGTACCGGGTGACGGCGAACCCCGGTGGGGTACGCGAGCTCACCAAGCCGGGCATCTTCCAGGTCTCGGTCAACGGATGCGCCGAGGTCAGCGTGACCGTGCAGGCGATCGGCCCGGGAGGCTCCTCGTCGGCGTCGTCGCCGGTGAAGGCCCGTGGCTGCGTGCCGCCCGGCGAGCCGCGCGGGCTGCTGGCCATCCCGGACGGCCACGGCCACCTCATCATCAACTGGGATACGCCGGCCAGCGTGGGTGGGAACCAGATCTCGCTGACCTATGAGCTGACGATCTACCGGACCGGCCCGGCCGGTGTCACCTCGGAGACGGTCAGCGTGACCGGCCACAGCTACACCCGGACCGCGCCCGGCCCCGCCGACCCGTACTTCCGCGTCACCCTCGCCGCCCGCAACACGGCCGGCGTCGGCCCCGCCGTCCTCGCCTGGGGCCAGTAG